A window from Amblyomma americanum isolate KBUSLIRL-KWMA chromosome 7, ASM5285725v1, whole genome shotgun sequence encodes these proteins:
- the LOC144097998 gene encoding palmitoyltransferase ZDHHC20-B-like, with amino-acid sequence MTTSSGGSESARRRRRCNPEFVAWLPVAMVVGLFVWAYYVYIFVFCGTLVKDGAQRFAFSTVFHLLLLLCLWSFVQTTVTAVPPIPGYFGLSESDQRLLEQCADDEARGEFLDILAENRGVLTRGPSGGVRFCERCQQVKPDRAHHCSQCRRCVPKMDHHCPWFNNCVCFSTYKFFLLTIFYVVALCVFGLASATHHVAGAWSSNASTYVTLNCTFLYAFGVMLVLVLGSFLYLHFTMVCNNVTTLEDLRPHLFKDDRDSFDIGFRENIAEVFGHRKALWFLPVFTSLGDGARFPTRLHPDRNVYGPPVSVVVEERRPSVPVPPLPLADEVPELPVLTSCRRPVPSTEGPLGGLTLTPFVAPPRGSLSFLPPTTITVVPPTEAVASVRLSESKKDLPAIVVAPAFTSMEVQ; translated from the exons ATGACGACCTCTTCGGGTGGTTCCGAGtcggcccgccgccgccgccgctgcaacCCCGAATTCGTCGCCTGGCTTCCAGTCGCCATGGTGGTGGGCCTGTTCGTGTGGGCCTACTACGTGTACATCTTCGTGTTCTGCGGCACCCTGGTCAAGGACGGCGCGCAGCGCTTTGCCTTCAGCACCGTGTTCCACCTGCTATTGCTGCTGTGCCTCTGGTCGTTCGTGCAGACCACCGTGACCGCAGTGCCGCCCATTCCAGGTTACTTCGGCCTCAGTGAGAGCGACCAGCGTCTGCTGGAGCAGTGCGCCGACGACGAGGCTCGCGGAGAGTTCCTCGATATCCTGGCGGAGAACCGGGGCGTGCTGACGCGGGGTCCCAGCGGGGGCGTGCGCTTCTGCGAACGCTGTCAGCAGGTGAAGCCCGACCGAGCGCACCACTGCTCCCAGTGCCGCAG GTGCGTTCCAAAAATGGACCACCACTGCCCTTGGTTCAACAACTGCGTCTGCTTCAGCACCTACAAGTTCTTCCTGCTCACCATCTTCTACGTGGTGGCCCTGTGCGTGTTCGGACTGGCCAGCGCCACGCATCACGTGGCCGGCGCCTGGTCCAGCAACGCCTCCACTTACGTCACGCTCAACTGCACCTTCCTCTACGCGTTCGGCGTGATGCTGGTTCTTGTGCTTGGCTCCTTCCTCTACCTGCACTTCACCATGGTGTGCAACAACGTCACCACCCTCGAAGACCTGCGTCCCCATCTGTTCAAGGATGACAG AGACTCGTTCGACATTGGCTTCAGGGAGAACATCGCCGAGGTGTTTGGCCACCGCAAGGCCCTCTGGTTCCTGCCGGTTTTCACCTCCCTGGGAGACGGCGCCCGCTTCCCCACGCGGCTGCACCCGGACCGTAACGTCTACGGGCCTCCCGTCTCGGTGGTGGTCGAGGAGCGCAGGCCCTCTGTTCCGGTCCCTCCGTTGCCCTTGGCGGACGAGGTCCCCGAGTTGCCGGTTTTGACCTCGTGCCGCCGGCCCGTTCCATCGACGGAGGGCCCGCTAGGGGGCCTCACGCTGACTCCTTTCGTGGCGCCGCCTCGCGGCagtctctcctttcttcctccgaCGACCATCACCGTCGTGCCACCAACGGAAGCCGTGGCGTCTGTTCGGCTTTCTGAGAGCAAGAAGGATTTACCTGCGATAGTAGTGGCACCGGCATTCACTTCTATGGAAGTGCAGTGA